One window of Chryseobacterium indologenes genomic DNA carries:
- a CDS encoding alpha-ketoglutarate-dependent dioxygenase AlkB family protein, translated as MTQLSLFDSEDLYEFPKDLLEYREHFLTQEEADRLKAHLLETALWKQRTQKMYDKMVLTPRLTAWYGDQENAYPSGNGELETNPWTPELLSLRQRIEKTFGYQFNSVLLNLYRDHNDSVAWHRDKESRYGNRPVIASISLGQTRNFDFRKKDHHQSKYSLPLPHGSLLIMKGDLQENWEHRIAKSVTSMKERINLTFRLVRQL; from the coding sequence GACTTGTACGAATTTCCAAAAGATCTTCTGGAATACAGAGAACATTTCCTGACTCAGGAAGAAGCTGACCGGCTTAAGGCTCATCTGCTTGAAACAGCTCTCTGGAAACAAAGAACCCAGAAAATGTATGATAAGATGGTGCTGACACCACGTTTAACGGCATGGTATGGTGACCAGGAGAATGCTTATCCATCCGGTAATGGTGAGCTGGAGACTAATCCATGGACTCCCGAGCTTCTTTCTTTAAGGCAAAGAATAGAAAAAACATTTGGCTATCAGTTTAATTCCGTATTGCTTAATCTTTACCGGGATCATAATGACTCTGTTGCCTGGCATCGGGATAAAGAAAGCAGATATGGAAACCGCCCGGTGATTGCATCAATAAGTTTAGGACAGACCAGAAACTTTGATTTCCGGAAAAAAGATCATCACCAAAGTAAATACAGCCTGCCTCTTCCTCACGGTTCATTACTGATTATGAAAGGAGATCTGCAGGAGAACTGGGAACATCGGATTGCTAAATCTGTAACCTCTATGAAGGAGCGGATCAATCTTACTTTTCGGCTGGTTCGTCAATTGTAG
- a CDS encoding DUF4142 domain-containing protein: MKNLVVTLFAVAALTACKKNEPTSSSQSPESTTMSPPAESGMTVSDSTKTGEPKDQTTSLSDQDKKFADAAAKGGLMEVMMGDLAATNAENSAVKSLGAMMVTDHTKANDELKKWASGIGYTLPAGLDAEKQKMYDDLKAKKGKDFDKKYTDLMVSDHKEDIEEFKKEAAEGKESSLKSFASKTLPTLEHHLKESEKAKNAVK; encoded by the coding sequence ATGAAAAATCTTGTAGTAACACTTTTTGCGGTGGCTGCTTTGACGGCCTGCAAAAAAAATGAACCCACATCGTCCAGCCAGTCCCCGGAAAGCACAACAATGTCTCCTCCTGCTGAATCAGGAATGACGGTAAGCGACTCCACCAAGACGGGAGAACCAAAAGACCAAACCACTTCTCTCAGTGATCAGGATAAAAAGTTTGCAGATGCAGCAGCAAAAGGAGGACTGATGGAAGTTATGATGGGAGATCTGGCAGCAACAAATGCTGAAAATTCTGCCGTAAAATCTTTAGGTGCTATGATGGTAACAGATCATACCAAGGCGAATGATGAGCTTAAGAAATGGGCTTCGGGAATAGGTTATACCTTACCTGCAGGTCTGGATGCTGAAAAGCAGAAAATGTATGATGATCTGAAAGCCAAAAAAGGAAAAGACTTTGATAAAAAGTATACTGATCTTATGGTCAGTGATCATAAAGAAGACATAGAAGAATTCAAAAAAGAAGCAGCGGAAGGAAAAGAATCTTCTCTGAAATCCTTTGCAAGTAAGACGCTTCCTACATTGGAGCATCATCTGAAAGAATCAGAAAAAGCTAAAAATGCTGTGAAATAA
- a CDS encoding PA2169 family four-helix-bundle protein, which translates to MDNRQEISVLNDLLHITNDRIEGFEKVEGKVWEMYPDVKDEYDHMISQSKIMKNELVNLITEKKGVPEDSSSIAGAVHRTWIDIKNSFTMGNLVESTLENVVFGEKAAIETYQNALGGGNLSENSNKIVAEQLRNLKSSYSQFKKIEEYKKKE; encoded by the coding sequence ATGGACAATCGGCAAGAAATATCGGTACTGAACGACTTACTTCACATTACCAATGACAGAATTGAAGGTTTTGAAAAGGTTGAAGGAAAAGTATGGGAAATGTATCCTGATGTAAAGGATGAATATGACCATATGATTTCCCAATCAAAAATCATGAAAAACGAACTCGTTAATCTGATTACAGAAAAAAAGGGTGTTCCGGAGGACTCATCTTCCATCGCGGGAGCTGTACACAGAACATGGATTGACATTAAAAATTCATTTACTATGGGAAATCTGGTAGAGTCTACATTGGAAAATGTAGTGTTTGGAGAAAAAGCTGCCATAGAAACTTATCAGAATGCCCTGGGCGGTGGTAATCTGAGTGAAAATAGTAATAAAATTGTAGCCGAACAGCTTCGCAATCTAAAAAGCTCTTACAGCCAGTTTAAGAAAATTGAAGAATATAAAAAGAAAGAATAA
- the pnuC gene encoding nicotinamide riboside transporter PnuC — protein MMQEILKQITLPEWFGVLFSVIQVLLARKNNVNNYLFGIAGILLTLYVMLASKLYAEFTLNLYYLIMSIYGWLYWKFGKQKSEMKISVTSTSEKWIAGGIVLGTFSLFWFFLTHFTDSDVPVWDSLVSAFAWAGMWLMARRKIENWIILNISNMISIPLLLHKELYLYAVLTSFLFLVAISGYMEWQKIIKTKANAQY, from the coding sequence ATGATGCAGGAAATTTTAAAACAGATTACCTTGCCTGAATGGTTCGGAGTCTTATTTTCAGTAATTCAGGTCCTACTGGCCCGTAAAAACAATGTCAATAACTATCTTTTCGGAATTGCCGGTATTCTGCTTACATTATATGTGATGCTTGCCTCAAAACTGTATGCTGAATTTACCTTAAACCTTTATTATCTGATCATGAGCATCTACGGATGGCTGTATTGGAAATTTGGGAAGCAGAAATCTGAAATGAAGATCTCTGTCACCTCAACTTCTGAAAAGTGGATTGCCGGAGGGATTGTGCTGGGAACTTTTAGCTTATTCTGGTTTTTTCTTACTCATTTTACAGACTCGGATGTTCCCGTTTGGGATTCTTTGGTAAGTGCTTTTGCCTGGGCAGGAATGTGGCTCATGGCAAGAAGAAAAATTGAAAACTGGATCATCCTCAATATCAGTAATATGATTTCCATACCCTTGCTGCTGCATAAAGAATTGTATCTCTATGCGGTATTAACATCATTCTTATTTTTAGTAGCAATCTCCGGCTATATGGAATGGCAAAAAATCATTAAAACAAAAGCCAATGCTCAATACTAA
- a CDS encoding RNA polymerase sigma factor — protein sequence MDHFKEIYSGYKHRVYFFVAKYLSEEEDIEEIVQDIFMHVWKYLSKTNSPSEIEALIFKSAKQEISNFYRKRKMIYVPLENSPENQDEESSEIEKQLQQEDQIKKIENLLEQVPEKSREFFIQNKIQNLSLFTIAQENHISKTAVEKHVNKVLKFLRTNLNFWF from the coding sequence ATGGATCATTTTAAAGAAATATATTCCGGTTACAAGCACAGGGTGTATTTTTTTGTGGCAAAATACCTTTCGGAAGAAGAAGATATTGAAGAAATTGTTCAGGATATTTTTATGCACGTCTGGAAATATTTGTCCAAAACCAACTCACCTTCAGAAATTGAAGCACTCATTTTTAAATCTGCCAAACAGGAAATCTCCAATTTCTACCGTAAGAGGAAAATGATCTACGTTCCGCTGGAAAATTCCCCGGAAAATCAGGATGAAGAAAGCTCTGAAATCGAGAAGCAGCTGCAGCAGGAAGATCAGATCAAAAAGATAGAAAACCTTCTGGAGCAGGTTCCCGAAAAGAGCCGTGAGTTCTTTATCCAAAACAAAATCCAGAATCTCAGCCTTTTTACCATCGCTCAGGAAAATCATATTTCCAAAACAGCCGTTGAAAAACATGTTAATAAGGTGTTGAAATTTCTAAGGACCAACTTGAATTTTTGGTTTTAA
- a CDS encoding FecR family protein has protein sequence MDFDNQWKSVKEENRKMKDSADQRIWNGLESKIRFRKNTKRVLWAAAILLPLFTLITLFSTGNEMKSPDHQQMVFRTEKGQKEFILSDGSIITLEPESELKLTADFGKKTRNVSFKGKAFFSVAKNKALPFIIDANGFKVKVLGTQFLLDQRSTDKKVYLKEGKVKIDYKGNTTFLLPKETWLADKDGAEKHFYDQDVVRTFDFNEMKFGEAISQLEKTYNVSIAYPQHYKENVIDGNITGDLNKVIKTIGFPFNLTAGKQSANHIILEK, from the coding sequence ATGGATTTCGACAATCAATGGAAATCAGTTAAAGAAGAAAACCGGAAAATGAAAGATTCGGCAGATCAGCGAATCTGGAATGGACTTGAGAGCAAAATCAGATTCAGAAAGAATACAAAACGGGTTTTATGGGCTGCGGCTATTCTTTTGCCCTTATTTACACTTATTACTTTGTTTTCTACTGGAAATGAAATGAAATCTCCGGATCATCAGCAAATGGTTTTCAGAACAGAAAAGGGTCAAAAAGAATTTATACTATCTGACGGAAGTATCATTACACTGGAACCTGAAAGTGAATTGAAGCTGACGGCTGATTTCGGAAAGAAAACCAGAAATGTCTCTTTTAAAGGGAAAGCATTTTTCAGTGTTGCTAAAAATAAAGCGCTGCCATTTATCATTGATGCCAATGGATTTAAAGTAAAAGTATTGGGGACCCAATTTTTGCTTGATCAGAGATCTACAGACAAGAAAGTCTATCTGAAAGAAGGGAAAGTAAAAATTGATTACAAAGGGAATACAACATTCCTTCTGCCCAAAGAAACCTGGCTTGCTGACAAAGACGGAGCCGAGAAACATTTCTACGATCAGGATGTGGTAAGAACATTTGATTTTAATGAAATGAAATTCGGGGAGGCCATTTCTCAACTGGAGAAGACCTACAATGTTTCCATCGCCTATCCGCAGCACTACAAAGAGAATGTAATAGATGGAAACATCACCGGAGATCTGAATAAAGTTATTAAAACAATAGGATTTCCATTTAATCTTACCGCAGGAAAACAATCAGCAAATCATATCATTTTAGAAAAATAA
- a CDS encoding SusC/RagA family TonB-linked outer membrane protein yields the protein MKKTTISMMLLGLLCAPHFTYAEANKCFQQSVIQRKTPLIKIFEKLSKEHGVKFFYSVSDLKDIQVDESQVNYQSLSASLDYLKKNIGLDFNVDQKTVTVRLNARAMAKIQRTNVQQSAEYINPIKDTVKSREKNIDEVVLVGYGKQSKKNNSGSISSIDEKQMKGVASSNFGDIIAGKATGVQITQANASPGSSPSIRVRGIGTLTAGSNPLIVVDGLPLTEGSNLNAIDPNSIAKIDILKDAASAAIYGSRGANGVIIIETKQGKKGRMAVSFDSYYGMQMRSDNVKLVNAYDMATFLKEARDNNYLSKGSNRSISDNNATRISKGASLRELIPDYLAPYLAKEPGLTDTDWLNTVMKPAPISQTSLNITGGSDKSKYAFTMSYFKQKGLVIGTDYEKFSTSINLSTELTDKWKIGVTMTPSYATGTINAAENSRSYNPLQMATAMYPFFKPYNDDGSLAISQQILGNTATDGALVENPVAVQEMTNRKYTLFKTFGNIFTELELLKGLKYRLSVGGDYSNYEYNFFDPSSVGAYRAAAPDVTFANRTEYIRKNYLIENLLSFDQKCGAHRMDAIAGQSFQQEDNTQLLTEATAFPDNSIRNIAGGTSFKNTLTQYKWRLMSYFTRVNYTFDNKYNLMASYRRDGSSRFGKNSKWGNFYAFSAGWTVSNENFFPENNVVTDLKFRYSLGSNGNNQIPNFGALSLMNPDNYNFGGMLVPGYTTATAPNPNISWEKSRSNNFGIDFSLFKNILNISADYYILNRDGLLLDVPVPQQSGFSTSLQNIGKIKNSGFELQIASKTFTIAKDFTYSGSFNFSTNKNEVLALANGQNQIITGENNFSVTKVGGSIGEMYGYNILGIYKTQDQINNSPHITGTMVGDYIMEDLNGDGKIDVNDKRSFGSGVPKYIIGFNNNFRYGLFELSFSLYSEIGKKIYNADAVTTLESGEGFGMASQYYFDNRYNAVTNPDGFFGMPNMNFSNNRKEARTSNLYFKNADYVRLRSLRLAFNFPKSMLENIGIENAQIYLVGNNLFTLSKYKGMNIDATSDNVLTQGFDQAYYPVAKIYSMGFNLKF from the coding sequence ATGAAAAAAACAACAATTAGCATGATGTTGTTGGGTCTTTTGTGTGCGCCACATTTTACCTACGCAGAGGCTAACAAATGTTTTCAACAGTCCGTTATTCAGCGGAAAACGCCTTTGATTAAAATCTTTGAAAAACTTTCAAAAGAGCATGGCGTAAAATTCTTTTATTCGGTTTCAGACCTGAAAGATATCCAGGTGGATGAATCACAGGTCAATTATCAGTCATTATCAGCATCTTTAGACTATCTGAAAAAGAATATCGGTCTGGATTTTAATGTAGACCAAAAAACGGTGACGGTTCGTCTCAATGCAAGAGCGATGGCAAAAATTCAGAGAACCAATGTTCAACAGTCTGCGGAGTATATAAATCCAATTAAAGACACGGTAAAATCAAGAGAGAAAAACATTGATGAGGTTGTTTTGGTAGGGTATGGGAAGCAGAGTAAGAAAAACAATTCCGGTTCTATTTCTTCTATTGATGAGAAGCAGATGAAAGGAGTGGCTTCCAGTAATTTTGGAGATATTATTGCAGGAAAAGCAACGGGAGTTCAGATTACTCAGGCCAATGCAAGTCCGGGAAGTTCGCCTTCAATACGGGTAAGAGGTATCGGAACGCTGACGGCTGGTTCCAATCCTTTGATCGTTGTAGACGGGCTACCATTAACTGAAGGTTCTAATCTGAATGCTATTGACCCTAATTCCATTGCCAAAATTGATATTTTAAAAGACGCCGCTTCAGCCGCAATCTATGGTTCCAGAGGAGCAAACGGAGTGATTATCATTGAAACAAAGCAGGGGAAAAAGGGGAGAATGGCTGTTTCTTTCGATTCCTATTACGGAATGCAGATGAGAAGCGATAATGTGAAATTGGTCAACGCTTATGATATGGCCACTTTTCTGAAGGAAGCAAGAGACAACAATTATCTTTCTAAAGGGAGTAACAGAAGTATTTCCGATAATAATGCCACAAGAATAAGCAAAGGAGCTTCTTTAAGAGAATTAATTCCCGATTATTTAGCACCTTACCTCGCAAAGGAGCCGGGACTAACAGATACCGACTGGTTGAATACTGTCATGAAACCAGCACCCATCAGCCAGACTTCACTGAATATTACCGGAGGAAGCGATAAGAGCAAATATGCTTTTACCATGAGTTATTTTAAACAAAAAGGACTGGTTATCGGGACAGATTACGAAAAGTTTTCTACCAGTATCAATCTTTCAACTGAGCTTACAGATAAATGGAAAATTGGGGTAACAATGACGCCGTCTTATGCAACGGGTACGATCAATGCTGCAGAAAATTCAAGAAGTTATAATCCTTTGCAGATGGCTACAGCGATGTATCCTTTCTTTAAACCTTACAATGATGACGGAAGTCTTGCCATTTCTCAGCAGATCTTAGGAAATACGGCAACGGACGGAGCTTTGGTAGAAAATCCTGTTGCTGTTCAGGAAATGACCAATAGAAAATATACATTATTTAAAACATTCGGAAACATCTTCACTGAACTTGAATTGTTAAAAGGTCTGAAATACAGATTGTCCGTAGGCGGAGATTATTCCAATTACGAATACAATTTCTTCGACCCTTCTTCGGTAGGAGCGTACAGGGCAGCAGCTCCGGATGTGACTTTTGCCAACAGAACAGAATATATCCGCAAAAATTATTTAATAGAAAATTTACTTTCATTTGATCAAAAATGTGGTGCCCACCGGATGGATGCCATTGCCGGGCAGTCTTTCCAGCAGGAAGATAATACACAGCTTTTAACTGAAGCTACCGCATTTCCTGATAACAGCATCCGGAATATTGCAGGCGGAACTTCATTTAAAAATACATTAACGCAATACAAATGGCGGCTGATGTCTTATTTTACCAGAGTTAATTACACGTTTGACAATAAGTATAACCTGATGGCTTCCTATCGTAGAGACGGTTCTTCACGTTTCGGGAAAAACTCTAAATGGGGAAATTTCTATGCATTTTCTGCAGGCTGGACAGTCAGTAATGAAAATTTCTTTCCTGAAAATAATGTCGTGACAGATTTGAAATTTCGATACAGTCTTGGAAGTAACGGAAACAATCAGATTCCTAATTTCGGAGCCCTTTCATTGATGAATCCGGATAATTATAATTTTGGAGGAATGTTAGTGCCGGGATATACAACGGCAACAGCTCCCAATCCGAATATTTCCTGGGAAAAGTCCAGATCAAACAATTTCGGGATCGATTTTTCTTTGTTTAAAAATATCCTGAACATTTCTGCTGACTATTATATCCTGAACAGAGACGGTTTGTTATTGGATGTTCCTGTTCCTCAGCAATCTGGTTTCAGTACCTCACTTCAGAATATCGGTAAGATCAAAAATTCCGGTTTTGAATTACAGATTGCCTCAAAAACGTTTACTATTGCTAAAGATTTTACGTATTCCGGGAGTTTTAATTTTTCCACCAATAAAAATGAAGTGTTAGCGCTTGCAAACGGCCAGAACCAGATTATCACGGGTGAGAATAACTTCTCTGTAACCAAAGTAGGAGGTTCAATAGGTGAAATGTACGGCTACAATATCCTTGGAATCTATAAAACTCAGGATCAGATTAACAATTCGCCACATATTACCGGAACGATGGTGGGGGATTATATTATGGAAGATCTGAATGGTGACGGAAAAATTGACGTCAACGATAAAAGAAGCTTTGGAAGCGGTGTTCCGAAATACATTATCGGCTTTAATAATAATTTCAGATACGGGCTTTTTGAGCTGAGCTTTTCATTGTACAGCGAAATTGGTAAGAAAATCTATAATGCGGATGCCGTAACCACTTTAGAATCAGGAGAAGGCTTCGGAATGGCTTCACAGTATTATTTTGACAACCGCTATAACGCAGTTACCAATCCTGATGGCTTTTTCGGGATGCCGAATATGAACTTCTCCAACAACAGGAAAGAGGCCAGAACATCAAATTTATACTTTAAAAATGCAGATTATGTGAGACTGAGATCGCTTCGACTGGCTTTTAATTTCCCTAAATCTATGCTTGAAAATATCGGGATAGAAAACGCACAGATTTATCTGGTAGGAAACAATCTTTTCACGCTGTCAAAATACAAGGGAATGAACATCGATGCTACTTCGGACAATGTTCTTACACAGGGATTTGATCAGGCATATTATCCGGTCGCTAAAATTTATTCTATGGGCTTTAACCTTAAATTCTAA
- a CDS encoding RagB/SusD family nutrient uptake outer membrane protein — translation MKKIFITIFSLSVMCSCSSDLLDVNPEAQKVSSQFYTNSSEIEQGIISVYSALQYTGQYQLAMPALGELPSDNTYDEVPANDSFTYGELDFFTIQPNNSLIASAWKDHYIGIQQANIILTRIGKIPDMTDALKNTRIGEMKFLRALMYFNLVRIYGDVPLVLKETTNVNDYFGQPRTPVVEVYSAIEKDLKEAIDLLPATTSQKGRVTKGAALGIMGKVLLTQKKFAESLTYLNQIESLGYQLLPDVNKIFDVTNENNAEIIFDVQFTSGLNGNSEGSTAFQMFSPSGSVSGAKGHNLPTKEVYNLYSAGDTRRSAYIGLTSNGIPFSKKLVKTSNTIADGGSNFVVLRLADVFLMMAECFAEQNDISNANLYLNKIKTRAGIAAVNLSTKDLLLNEIDRERRLEFVGEGHRWFDLLRTGKAISVMTAHFANNSGYSTAQIKPYHLLMPVPQGQINTDPAIKQNPGY, via the coding sequence ATGAAAAAAATATTCATTACAATATTCAGCCTTTCGGTGATGTGCTCGTGCTCATCTGATCTTTTGGATGTCAACCCTGAGGCACAGAAAGTTTCATCGCAATTTTATACCAATTCTTCTGAAATTGAGCAGGGTATCATTTCAGTTTACAGCGCTCTTCAGTACACAGGACAATATCAGCTGGCAATGCCGGCTTTGGGTGAATTACCTTCAGATAATACTTATGATGAGGTTCCTGCCAATGATTCTTTTACGTATGGTGAACTTGATTTTTTTACAATTCAACCTAATAACAGTCTTATTGCAAGCGCGTGGAAGGACCATTATATCGGTATTCAGCAGGCGAATATTATTCTGACGAGGATTGGAAAAATTCCTGATATGACGGATGCCCTGAAGAATACAAGGATTGGCGAAATGAAATTTCTTCGGGCGTTGATGTATTTTAACCTCGTAAGAATTTATGGTGATGTTCCGTTGGTTTTAAAAGAAACTACGAATGTTAACGATTATTTCGGGCAGCCAAGAACTCCTGTTGTTGAGGTGTATTCTGCTATAGAAAAGGATTTGAAAGAAGCTATTGATCTTTTGCCTGCAACAACCTCACAAAAGGGGAGAGTAACTAAAGGAGCTGCGTTGGGAATTATGGGTAAAGTGCTTTTAACACAGAAGAAATTTGCTGAATCATTGACTTATTTAAATCAGATTGAATCGTTAGGTTACCAGCTTTTACCGGATGTCAATAAAATTTTTGATGTTACTAATGAAAATAATGCTGAAATTATTTTTGATGTACAGTTTACTTCCGGATTGAACGGAAATTCGGAGGGTAGTACAGCGTTTCAGATGTTCAGCCCTTCCGGATCGGTTTCCGGGGCCAAAGGACACAATCTTCCGACCAAAGAAGTCTACAATCTTTACTCAGCCGGAGATACCAGACGTTCGGCATATATCGGACTTACTTCAAACGGAATTCCTTTTAGTAAGAAATTGGTGAAAACATCGAATACCATTGCAGATGGAGGAAGCAATTTTGTGGTGCTGAGATTAGCCGATGTGTTCCTGATGATGGCAGAGTGTTTTGCAGAGCAGAATGACATTTCCAATGCGAATTTATATCTGAATAAAATTAAAACCAGAGCAGGAATTGCTGCTGTAAACCTTTCAACAAAAGACCTTCTCCTGAATGAAATTGACCGCGAAAGAAGACTTGAGTTTGTAGGAGAGGGCCACCGCTGGTTTGACCTTTTGAGAACAGGAAAGGCTATTTCTGTGATGACTGCTCATTTTGCTAATAATTCGGGTTACAGTACCGCACAGATTAAACCCTATCATCTTCTTATGCCTGTTCCGCAGGGGCAGATTAATACAGATCCTGCCATCAAACAAAATCCCGGTTATTAA
- a CDS encoding glycerophosphodiester phosphodiesterase family protein, giving the protein MLNNKLLQVFLLSFSSLFIAQQKKISLSEFPHDKVMVVAHRGDWREAPENSVWAVKKAIEKGVDMAEIDLAMTKDSILILMHDNTIDRTTTGKGRPSDFTLEEIKKLHLRDGLGVETQMKVPTLQEILEISDGKILLNLDKGFDYIKQVYPLVKKRNMFDQILFKGHESYMEFNQKYGDIKNDIHYMPIIQLGKSEDLKKISDYIKNYKIYGFEFTIGTTEKNLIDFKPLREKKIKVWVNSLWPHHNAGNNDDQVLDNPDVYDWYINKGVNIIQTDRPKELINYLKRKNLYY; this is encoded by the coding sequence ATGCTAAACAATAAATTATTACAAGTATTTCTTCTGAGTTTTTCTTCACTGTTCATTGCGCAACAAAAGAAAATTTCACTTTCTGAGTTTCCTCATGATAAAGTAATGGTGGTTGCCCACCGCGGTGATTGGAGGGAAGCTCCGGAAAATTCAGTATGGGCCGTAAAAAAGGCTATCGAAAAAGGAGTGGATATGGCTGAAATAGATCTTGCCATGACCAAAGACAGTATTTTGATCCTGATGCACGATAATACGATCGACAGAACGACAACAGGAAAAGGAAGACCGTCTGATTTTACACTGGAAGAAATCAAAAAACTGCATCTGAGAGACGGACTTGGAGTGGAAACGCAAATGAAAGTTCCCACGTTACAGGAAATTCTGGAAATCTCAGACGGAAAAATTCTTCTGAATCTGGATAAAGGTTTTGATTACATTAAACAGGTATATCCCTTGGTGAAAAAACGAAATATGTTTGATCAGATTTTGTTTAAAGGTCATGAATCCTACATGGAATTCAATCAGAAATATGGCGACATTAAAAATGATATTCATTATATGCCGATTATCCAGTTAGGTAAAAGTGAAGATCTTAAAAAAATATCAGATTATATCAAAAACTATAAAATCTACGGCTTTGAATTTACAATAGGAACAACTGAGAAGAATCTGATTGATTTTAAACCTTTAAGAGAAAAAAAGATCAAAGTATGGGTCAATTCATTGTGGCCGCATCATAATGCCGGAAATAATGATGATCAGGTCCTGGATAATCCTGATGTTTATGATTGGTATATTAATAAAGGAGTCAACATTATTCAGACAGACCGTCCGAAAGAGCTTATCAATTATCTGAAACGTAAAAACCTTTATTATTGA
- a CDS encoding alpha/beta fold hydrolase codes for MSTFTLKDGTEIFYKDQGEGPVLMFHHGWPLSSDDWDAQVIFFLQRGYRVISHDRRGHGRSSQNIYNHTIEQYASDAAELVEFLDLKDVVHIGHSTGGGEVIRYVNKYSNGRAKKAVLISAVPPVMVKSESNPDGVPMEVFDGIREQTLNNRNQFYFDLTFPFYGYNREGANIKDGIQRNWWRQGMMGGIVAHYDGIKAFSETDFTEDLKAVDIPVLVLHGEDDQIVPIENSAIKSAKLLKNGKLITYPGFPHGMPTTEHETINKDLLEFIQS; via the coding sequence ATGAGCACATTTACATTAAAAGACGGAACTGAGATTTTTTACAAAGACCAGGGAGAAGGACCAGTACTGATGTTTCATCACGGCTGGCCATTATCATCTGACGATTGGGATGCACAGGTGATCTTTTTCTTACAGAGAGGTTACAGAGTAATTTCCCATGACAGAAGAGGCCACGGCCGTTCTAGCCAGAATATCTACAACCATACTATTGAACAATATGCATCTGATGCTGCGGAACTTGTGGAATTTCTTGATTTGAAAGACGTAGTTCATATTGGACACTCTACAGGTGGTGGTGAAGTAATCCGATATGTGAATAAATATTCTAACGGAAGAGCTAAAAAAGCTGTATTAATCAGCGCTGTTCCACCGGTAATGGTAAAAAGTGAGAGCAACCCTGACGGTGTTCCAATGGAAGTTTTTGATGGTATCAGAGAGCAGACTCTGAACAACAGAAACCAGTTTTATTTTGATCTGACTTTCCCTTTCTATGGATACAACAGAGAAGGAGCCAACATCAAAGACGGAATTCAGAGAAACTGGTGGAGACAAGGAATGATGGGTGGAATTGTTGCTCACTACGACGGCATTAAAGCATTTTCTGAAACTGATTTTACAGAAGATTTGAAAGCCGTTGATATTCCGGTTTTGGTTTTACATGGAGAAGATGACCAGATTGTTCCTATCGAAAATTCTGCTATAAAATCAGCAAAATTATTAAAGAACGGTAAACTGATTACTTACCCAGGTTTTCCTCACGGAATGCCAACTACAGAGCATGAAACTATCAATAAAGATCTTTTGGAATTTATCCAGTCTTAA